A portion of the Vulpes vulpes isolate BD-2025 chromosome 5, VulVul3, whole genome shotgun sequence genome contains these proteins:
- the LOC140599036 gene encoding tumor necrosis factor receptor superfamily member 10A-like isoform X2, with translation MPPGWRVLGRVWAVCPLLLLLKARVPMAAIVSDCMEYEYKPEGLNLCCEECPAGYYVSKHCDRNHGAGVCSPCEPGSYLPYRNGETNCRLCSQCRADQEVVSPCTATRDQQCQCKSGIYFCDSENCMENCFRCKSCPDHVILPCNATRDTVCNTQHTTDIPEKKPEGWSLQMFVLVLIAIIIIVALIFLLVYCYKKKGALFVNFFSSWSSGRVDERSSTNGPLQVETLLPSNPENHQPALDIETLLLEEELEDSPCPRPLEETEEGIELQDVMVRESPPAPEQVLQTPALAASVSQNQNEVFPSLKSLEQEYAKRYFVKDTSNEGTTRLYYEFEEMILDKNWKSLMRLIGLEEKDIETCKHENPDNLTEQHHKMLLRWRNKLGREASVFKLLAALHKMQLHMCLENIINVLLVEGILGRHAETSD, from the exons GTGCCCATGGCAGCCATTGTGTCCGATTGTATGGAATATGAATATAAACCTGAGGGTCTCAACCTCTGCTGTGAAGAGTGCCCTGCTG GCTATTATGTCAGCAAACACTGTGATAGAAACCATGGTGCTGGGGTATGTAGCCCGTGTGAACCTGGAAGCTACCTTCCCTACCGAAATGGGGAGACAAATTGTCGGCTGTGCAGTCAGTGCCGAGCGG ACCAAGAGGTAGTCTCTCCGTGCACAGCGACCCGTGACCAGCAGTGCCAGTGCAAGTCCGGCATCTACTTCTGTGACTCTGAAAACTGCATGGAAAACTGCTTCCGGTGTAAAAG TTGTCCTGACCATGTCATCTTGCCCTGCAATGCCACAAGGGATACAGTTTGCAACACGCAGCATACTACAGACATACCAG AAAAGAAACCCGAAGGTTGGTCCCTCCAAATGTTTGTGCTGGTCCTCAtcgccatcatcatcatcgtcgCCCTCATCTTCCTCCTCGTTTACTGCTataaaaagaaag GTGCcctttttgttaatttcttctcttcttggtCTTCAGGAAGGGTGGACGAACGAAGCAGCACT AATGGCCCTCTGCAGGTTGAGACACTGCTCCCTTCGAACCCTGAGAATCACCAGCCAGCCCTGGACATAGAAACATTGTTGCTGGAGGAGGAGCTTGAGGACAGCCCCTGCCCAAGGCCCTTGGAGGAGACCGAGGAGGGCATTGAGCTGCAGGATGTGATGGTTAGAGAGAGCCCCCCAGCTCCAGAGCAGGTGCTACAGACTCCTGCTCTGGCTGCCTCTGTGTCACAGAACCAGAATGAAGTGTTCCCCTCCCTTAAGAGTCTGGAACAG gAATATGCAAAGAGATATTTTGTAAAAGATACATCAAATGAAG GTACCACCAGGCTCTATTATGAATTTGAAGAAATGATCCTGGACAAGAACTGGAAATCGCTGATGAGACTCATCGGTCTTGAAGAAAAGGACATTGAAACTTGCAAGCACGAAAACCCAGACAATTTGACGGAGCAGCATCATAAGATGCTCCTCAGGTGGAGGAACAAGCTGGGAAGGGAAGCCTCAGTTTTTAAACTGCTGGCTGCCCTACATAAAATGCAACTGCATATGTGTTTGGAAAATATTATCAACGTACTACTTGTTGAAGGCATCTTAGGCAGGCATGCAGAGACCTCAGATTAA
- the LOC140599036 gene encoding tumor necrosis factor receptor superfamily member 10A-like isoform X1 yields MPPGWRVLGRVWAVCPLLLLLKARVPMAAIVSDCMEYEYKPEGLNLCCEECPAGYYVSKHCDRNHGAGVCSPCEPGSYLPYRNGETNCRLCSQCRADQEVVSPCTATRDQQCQCKSGIYFCDSENCMENCFRCKSCPDHVILPCNATRDTVCNTQHTTDIPEKKPEGWSLQMFVLVLIAIIIIVALIFLLVYCYKKKGMWLYQRFISLLKGKVDERSSTNGPLQVETLLPSNPENHQPALDIETLLLEEELEDSPCPRPLEETEEGIELQDVMVRESPPAPEQVLQTPALAASVSQNQNEVFPSLKSLEQEYAKRYFVKDTSNEGTTRLYYEFEEMILDKNWKSLMRLIGLEEKDIETCKHENPDNLTEQHHKMLLRWRNKLGREASVFKLLAALHKMQLHMCLENIINVLLVEGILGRHAETSD; encoded by the exons GTGCCCATGGCAGCCATTGTGTCCGATTGTATGGAATATGAATATAAACCTGAGGGTCTCAACCTCTGCTGTGAAGAGTGCCCTGCTG GCTATTATGTCAGCAAACACTGTGATAGAAACCATGGTGCTGGGGTATGTAGCCCGTGTGAACCTGGAAGCTACCTTCCCTACCGAAATGGGGAGACAAATTGTCGGCTGTGCAGTCAGTGCCGAGCGG ACCAAGAGGTAGTCTCTCCGTGCACAGCGACCCGTGACCAGCAGTGCCAGTGCAAGTCCGGCATCTACTTCTGTGACTCTGAAAACTGCATGGAAAACTGCTTCCGGTGTAAAAG TTGTCCTGACCATGTCATCTTGCCCTGCAATGCCACAAGGGATACAGTTTGCAACACGCAGCATACTACAGACATACCAG AAAAGAAACCCGAAGGTTGGTCCCTCCAAATGTTTGTGCTGGTCCTCAtcgccatcatcatcatcgtcgCCCTCATCTTCCTCCTCGTTTACTGCTataaaaagaaag GTATGTGGCTCTACCAGAGGTTCATCAGCTTGTTGAAAGGCAA GGTGGACGAACGAAGCAGCACT AATGGCCCTCTGCAGGTTGAGACACTGCTCCCTTCGAACCCTGAGAATCACCAGCCAGCCCTGGACATAGAAACATTGTTGCTGGAGGAGGAGCTTGAGGACAGCCCCTGCCCAAGGCCCTTGGAGGAGACCGAGGAGGGCATTGAGCTGCAGGATGTGATGGTTAGAGAGAGCCCCCCAGCTCCAGAGCAGGTGCTACAGACTCCTGCTCTGGCTGCCTCTGTGTCACAGAACCAGAATGAAGTGTTCCCCTCCCTTAAGAGTCTGGAACAG gAATATGCAAAGAGATATTTTGTAAAAGATACATCAAATGAAG GTACCACCAGGCTCTATTATGAATTTGAAGAAATGATCCTGGACAAGAACTGGAAATCGCTGATGAGACTCATCGGTCTTGAAGAAAAGGACATTGAAACTTGCAAGCACGAAAACCCAGACAATTTGACGGAGCAGCATCATAAGATGCTCCTCAGGTGGAGGAACAAGCTGGGAAGGGAAGCCTCAGTTTTTAAACTGCTGGCTGCCCTACATAAAATGCAACTGCATATGTGTTTGGAAAATATTATCAACGTACTACTTGTTGAAGGCATCTTAGGCAGGCATGCAGAGACCTCAGATTAA
- the LOC140599036 gene encoding tumor necrosis factor receptor superfamily member 10A-like isoform X3: MPPGWRVLGRVWAVCPLLLLLKARVPMAAIVSDCMEYEYKPEGLNLCCEECPAGYYVSKHCDRNHGAGVCSPCEPGSYLPYRNGETNCRLCSQCRADQEVVSPCTATRDQQCQCKSGIYFCDSENCMENCFRCKSCPDHVILPCNATRDTVCNTQHTTDIPEKKPEGWSLQMFVLVLIAIIIIVALIFLLVYCYKKKGMWLYQRFISLLKGRVDERSSTNGPLQVETLLPSNPENHQPALDIETLLLEEELEDSPCPRPLEETEEGIELQDVMVRESPPAPEQVLQTPALAASVSQNQNEVFPSLKSLEQEYAKRYFVKDTSNEGTTRLYYEFEEMILDKNWKSLMRLIGLEEKDIETCKHENPDNLTEQHHKMLLRWRNKLGREASVFKLLAALHKMQLHMCLENIINVLLVEGILGRHAETSD; this comes from the exons GTGCCCATGGCAGCCATTGTGTCCGATTGTATGGAATATGAATATAAACCTGAGGGTCTCAACCTCTGCTGTGAAGAGTGCCCTGCTG GCTATTATGTCAGCAAACACTGTGATAGAAACCATGGTGCTGGGGTATGTAGCCCGTGTGAACCTGGAAGCTACCTTCCCTACCGAAATGGGGAGACAAATTGTCGGCTGTGCAGTCAGTGCCGAGCGG ACCAAGAGGTAGTCTCTCCGTGCACAGCGACCCGTGACCAGCAGTGCCAGTGCAAGTCCGGCATCTACTTCTGTGACTCTGAAAACTGCATGGAAAACTGCTTCCGGTGTAAAAG TTGTCCTGACCATGTCATCTTGCCCTGCAATGCCACAAGGGATACAGTTTGCAACACGCAGCATACTACAGACATACCAG AAAAGAAACCCGAAGGTTGGTCCCTCCAAATGTTTGTGCTGGTCCTCAtcgccatcatcatcatcgtcgCCCTCATCTTCCTCCTCGTTTACTGCTataaaaagaaag GTATGTGGCTCTACCAGAGGTTCATCAGCTTGTTGAAAG GAAGGGTGGACGAACGAAGCAGCACT AATGGCCCTCTGCAGGTTGAGACACTGCTCCCTTCGAACCCTGAGAATCACCAGCCAGCCCTGGACATAGAAACATTGTTGCTGGAGGAGGAGCTTGAGGACAGCCCCTGCCCAAGGCCCTTGGAGGAGACCGAGGAGGGCATTGAGCTGCAGGATGTGATGGTTAGAGAGAGCCCCCCAGCTCCAGAGCAGGTGCTACAGACTCCTGCTCTGGCTGCCTCTGTGTCACAGAACCAGAATGAAGTGTTCCCCTCCCTTAAGAGTCTGGAACAG gAATATGCAAAGAGATATTTTGTAAAAGATACATCAAATGAAG GTACCACCAGGCTCTATTATGAATTTGAAGAAATGATCCTGGACAAGAACTGGAAATCGCTGATGAGACTCATCGGTCTTGAAGAAAAGGACATTGAAACTTGCAAGCACGAAAACCCAGACAATTTGACGGAGCAGCATCATAAGATGCTCCTCAGGTGGAGGAACAAGCTGGGAAGGGAAGCCTCAGTTTTTAAACTGCTGGCTGCCCTACATAAAATGCAACTGCATATGTGTTTGGAAAATATTATCAACGTACTACTTGTTGAAGGCATCTTAGGCAGGCATGCAGAGACCTCAGATTAA